A region from the Stygiolobus caldivivus genome encodes:
- a CDS encoding radical SAM/SPASM domain-containing protein, with translation MLWLVLTTGKCNLTCDYCGGSFPKETVPWGVKYDINKLKVNIERDPNATVIFYGGEPLMNPKFIIQVMDTIRAKRWGIQTNGVAVRLLPEIYWKKMDVALLSIDGREEVTDKHRGKGIYKVVVKNASYLKSLGVETIARMAVTQDADIYEEVMHLLSLGVFDKVHWQLNVIWSERWDFENWAYSSYLPGIKRLMEYFMAELRKGRIVKIVPFLGVISAYFFKKYRGVACGAGYDSVSVSTDGRVLSCPIAVREKWAELGSLESFRLLEEPLPEECKVCEYKEYCGGRCLYTIHEKYWGEEGFKVVDEVTKEYLKIVLSRIDEIKGLIREGVINLEDLRYDPTEDSTEVIP, from the coding sequence ATGCTCTGGTTAGTACTTACCACGGGAAAATGTAATCTCACATGTGATTACTGTGGCGGCTCATTCCCTAAGGAGACTGTGCCGTGGGGTGTCAAGTACGATATAAATAAGCTTAAGGTAAATATTGAAAGAGACCCTAACGCTACTGTGATATTTTACGGTGGAGAACCGTTAATGAACCCTAAGTTTATAATCCAGGTGATGGATACAATTAGGGCTAAAAGGTGGGGTATACAAACTAACGGGGTAGCCGTAAGGTTACTCCCTGAAATTTACTGGAAGAAAATGGACGTAGCTCTACTTTCCATAGACGGGAGGGAAGAAGTTACAGATAAGCACAGAGGGAAGGGGATATATAAGGTAGTGGTCAAGAACGCCTCATATCTCAAGAGCTTAGGGGTTGAGACAATTGCCAGGATGGCTGTGACTCAGGACGCTGACATCTATGAAGAAGTTATGCACTTGTTGTCTTTAGGGGTCTTTGACAAAGTCCACTGGCAGTTAAACGTAATTTGGAGCGAAAGGTGGGACTTTGAGAATTGGGCTTACTCATCCTACTTACCGGGTATTAAGAGGCTTATGGAATACTTTATGGCTGAACTGAGAAAAGGTAGAATAGTTAAGATAGTCCCGTTCCTAGGGGTTATAAGTGCGTATTTCTTCAAGAAATATAGGGGTGTGGCTTGTGGAGCCGGTTATGATAGTGTTTCAGTATCTACAGACGGTAGGGTATTATCCTGCCCTATTGCTGTCAGGGAGAAATGGGCAGAACTCGGAAGCCTTGAGTCGTTTAGACTCCTAGAAGAGCCCCTACCTGAGGAGTGTAAAGTCTGTGAATATAAGGAATATTGCGGGGGAAGATGCCTCTACACTATCCATGAAAAGTATTGGGGAGAAGAAGGGTTTAAAGTCGTCGATGAAGTTACGAAGGAATACCTTAAGATAGTCTTATCGAGGATTGACGAAATAAAGGGTCTCATTAGAGAAGGTGTGATAAATTTGGAAGACCTCAGGTACGACCCCACTGAGGACTCTACGGAAGTCATACCTTAA
- a CDS encoding M20/M25/M40 family metallo-hydrolase: MDYFKDLFEFLKIDTTSAKGKGEEGARFLVDYMKENGIKAELIRHKSKNPYVYGEINVGASKTLLVYNHYDVQPVEPLDKWNTDPFNPVVKDGKIYARGVGDDKGSLLARLQAIIDLMRENKLKINIKFLYEGEEEIGSPNMEDFLKDYREKFKADYILWEGSGRAPNNAPQIVLGVKGLLYVELRKKTPKDLHSMYAPIAENPVWDLVYVLRSLRDENGRVLIPHFYDKVKKLTDEEKKYLSIDERYLEQAVEQKVQKGGMVRLIEEPTCNIAGIYGGYTGEGSKTVIPSYSFVKIDFRLVPDQDPEEVLKLLKEYLAPYGVEIVKYGSVRPYRTSINSEIARALISSAQRVYGVEPVVLPNSPGTGPMEMISRHLDIKQIADGVGVDNYGSNIHSFNENIYVDDYKLGMLWMKELLSELGR; the protein is encoded by the coding sequence GTGGATTATTTCAAGGACTTGTTCGAATTTCTCAAGATAGACACTACATCAGCAAAAGGAAAAGGAGAAGAAGGGGCAAGATTTCTCGTCGATTACATGAAAGAAAACGGTATTAAGGCTGAGTTAATAAGGCATAAGTCTAAAAACCCTTATGTTTACGGAGAAATAAACGTTGGTGCCTCAAAGACACTCTTAGTTTATAACCACTATGACGTTCAGCCGGTAGAGCCTTTAGACAAATGGAACACAGACCCCTTCAATCCCGTTGTTAAAGACGGCAAAATTTATGCTAGGGGTGTAGGTGACGATAAAGGATCACTCCTCGCAAGGTTACAAGCCATAATAGATCTAATGAGGGAGAATAAACTAAAAATAAACATCAAGTTTCTGTATGAAGGAGAGGAAGAGATCGGAAGCCCTAATATGGAGGATTTCCTAAAAGACTACCGCGAGAAGTTTAAGGCTGACTACATACTATGGGAGGGTTCGGGTAGGGCCCCTAACAACGCCCCACAAATAGTCTTAGGCGTTAAGGGCTTATTGTACGTGGAGCTGAGGAAAAAGACCCCTAAAGACCTCCACTCTATGTATGCGCCAATTGCAGAGAACCCCGTATGGGATTTAGTCTACGTGCTGAGATCATTGAGGGATGAGAACGGGAGAGTTTTAATTCCCCACTTTTACGATAAAGTCAAGAAGTTAACCGATGAAGAGAAAAAGTACCTAAGTATAGACGAGCGATACCTAGAACAAGCAGTAGAACAGAAAGTCCAGAAGGGAGGGATGGTGAGACTGATAGAGGAACCAACGTGTAACATAGCGGGGATTTATGGTGGGTATACTGGGGAGGGTTCAAAGACGGTAATACCCTCTTATTCCTTCGTGAAGATAGACTTCAGGTTGGTCCCAGACCAAGACCCTGAGGAAGTATTGAAACTGCTGAAAGAGTATTTAGCCCCTTACGGGGTCGAAATCGTAAAGTACGGTTCCGTAAGACCTTACAGGACGTCAATAAACAGTGAGATAGCAAGAGCTTTAATAAGCTCAGCCCAGAGAGTCTATGGTGTTGAACCCGTTGTATTGCCTAACAGTCCAGGCACAGGGCCTATGGAAATGATCAGCAGACATTTGGACATTAAACAAATAGCTGATGGAGTCGGAGTAGATAACTACGGTTCTAACATCCACTCTTTCAACGAGAACATATACGTAGACGATTATAAACTGGGAATGCTGTGGATGAAAGAGTTATTATCGGAGTTGGGCCGTTAA
- a CDS encoding winged helix-turn-helix domain-containing protein, translating into MQLDLRQSTKKVYYYIMQNRNGVTLKQIQEDLGFSSTSAVRYHINKLKSAGLIQETYEGKYVIKKVVLDDDYILLFNYILPKSVFFASFFLTSFALLLYLWRLDSVGMEVFSLIVVFIAGIVFVFDTVKRYTKFMSEVRGKISNEGDDD; encoded by the coding sequence ATGCAATTAGATCTACGACAATCTACGAAGAAAGTCTATTACTACATAATGCAGAACAGAAACGGTGTGACATTGAAACAGATCCAAGAAGACTTAGGCTTTTCATCTACAAGCGCAGTGAGGTATCATATTAACAAACTTAAGAGTGCTGGGTTAATCCAAGAGACATATGAAGGAAAGTATGTAATTAAAAAAGTTGTACTCGACGATGACTATATTCTCCTCTTCAACTATATATTACCTAAAAGTGTCTTCTTTGCCTCATTCTTCCTGACGTCCTTCGCTCTGTTACTTTATTTATGGAGACTGGATTCAGTAGGCATGGAAGTGTTTTCTTTAATAGTAGTTTTCATAGCAGGAATAGTTTTCGTATTTGATACCGTGAAGAGGTACACTAAATTTATGAGTGAAGTAAGAGGTAAAATAAGCAACGAGGGAGATGATGACTAA
- a CDS encoding HoxN/HupN/NixA family nickel/cobalt transporter, producing the protein MAWANLSDKMWKIILFYGIEIILTVFLFLWLNIISSEVGNFQVKVKTIMGSFFTLGVLAYLFGLRHAVDADHLAAIDNSTRKLVQEGKGSTFTGLFFSLGHSSVVIILSVAIMIATRAIESEIPELENIGSILGTLISGVFLYTIGLLNLLVLFEIYELFKLAKSRRLDESKLDETLLKRGFMNRYFKKLFKIVSNQYYLYPIGFLFGLGFDTASETALLAISAGTAGAFTKIPLWSLLVFPFLFTVGMSLIDTTDGFFMNGAYRWAFIGNPLRKVWYNMTMTIVSIIVAYLIGSLEILGLIQSEFSLTGGLWDLIALINGDVWWSNIGILIIATFGLVWGISIFIYQTRVRKYENVN; encoded by the coding sequence ATGGCTTGGGCTAATTTATCAGATAAAATGTGGAAAATAATTTTATTTTACGGAATTGAAATTATATTAACAGTATTTCTTTTTTTATGGCTAAATATAATCTCGTCAGAAGTAGGAAATTTTCAGGTAAAAGTAAAGACAATTATGGGAAGCTTTTTTACACTAGGTGTCCTCGCTTACCTATTCGGTCTAAGGCATGCAGTAGACGCTGATCACTTAGCTGCTATAGATAACTCTACAAGAAAACTGGTTCAGGAGGGAAAAGGATCTACGTTTACGGGCTTATTCTTTTCATTAGGGCATTCTTCAGTCGTCATAATTCTTTCAGTAGCGATAATGATTGCTACTAGAGCTATTGAGTCTGAGATCCCTGAGCTAGAGAATATAGGCTCAATACTTGGGACTCTTATCAGCGGAGTTTTCTTATACACAATAGGTTTACTTAATCTATTAGTCCTTTTCGAAATATACGAGTTATTTAAGTTAGCTAAAAGCAGAAGATTAGATGAGTCAAAGCTCGATGAAACGTTATTGAAGAGGGGGTTTATGAATAGATATTTCAAGAAACTCTTCAAGATTGTTAGCAATCAATACTACCTTTACCCTATAGGGTTCCTTTTCGGTCTGGGCTTTGATACAGCCTCAGAAACTGCCCTACTTGCAATAAGTGCAGGTACTGCTGGTGCGTTTACTAAAATCCCTCTTTGGTCTCTGCTAGTTTTCCCCTTTCTTTTTACCGTAGGTATGTCATTAATAGATACCACTGATGGTTTCTTCATGAACGGTGCTTACAGATGGGCATTTATTGGAAACCCGTTGAGAAAAGTCTGGTATAATATGACAATGACTATTGTATCAATTATTGTAGCGTATCTTATAGGGAGCTTAGAGATTTTAGGTCTAATACAGTCCGAATTTAGTTTAACCGGTGGGCTATGGGATTTAATAGCGTTGATAAACGGAGATGTGTGGTGGAGCAATATAGGGATTCTAATTATAGCTACATTCGGCCTAGTCTGGGGTATATCGATTTTTATTTACCAGACTAGGGTAAGAAAATATGAAAATGTAAATTGA
- a CDS encoding zinc ribbon domain-containing protein has translation MSFQPFGYPNSPMGYPNSPMGYASGSMNMMMCMQPVGLGGKQQMIPTQYPVNLQYVAQQVTMYLMGQGFQVFPMNGQNMAIIQAQHTSLFGALTGSNKAYTIRICQGPNYVMVETGMTDLIQDLLPLIASGGVAVLSDEELHNKLLTLLGGGAAAFDAYNVVKDLMQEDQIMNTVMMAVMSAPPLYPTQQPYGQPTAPYSQGYYQPQGYYLPAQQYPQQYSQPQYTQPQYNIQQNVQQSQSNQKCWNCGALVPSGSKFCPSCGASLIPVKCPKCGYINQANAKFCSSCGTQLTQTKQTS, from the coding sequence ATGAGTTTTCAACCATTTGGTTACCCTAACAGCCCTATGGGATACCCTAATAGCCCTATGGGGTATGCTTCTGGTTCTATGAATATGATGATGTGCATGCAACCCGTAGGGTTGGGCGGAAAACAACAGATGATCCCTACTCAATATCCAGTAAACTTACAGTATGTCGCCCAGCAAGTTACTATGTACCTAATGGGACAAGGTTTTCAAGTTTTCCCAATGAATGGACAAAATATGGCCATAATCCAAGCACAGCACACAAGTTTATTCGGAGCTCTTACTGGTTCTAATAAGGCTTACACGATAAGGATATGCCAAGGTCCTAATTACGTAATGGTAGAGACTGGTATGACGGATCTAATTCAAGACTTGTTACCTTTAATAGCTAGCGGAGGTGTTGCAGTACTTTCCGATGAAGAACTCCATAATAAGTTATTAACACTGCTCGGAGGAGGTGCTGCTGCATTTGATGCGTACAATGTAGTTAAAGACCTTATGCAAGAAGACCAGATAATGAACACAGTAATGATGGCTGTAATGAGCGCACCTCCCCTATATCCTACACAACAGCCTTATGGACAGCCCACTGCCCCTTATTCACAAGGGTATTACCAGCCCCAAGGCTACTATCTACCAGCACAGCAGTACCCGCAACAATACTCTCAGCCACAATATACGCAACCACAATATAATATTCAGCAAAACGTTCAACAGAGCCAGTCTAACCAAAAGTGTTGGAACTGTGGTGCTTTAGTTCCGTCAGGCTCAAAGTTCTGCCCTAGCTGTGGAGCTTCCCTAATTCCCGTAAAGTGTCCTAAATGTGGATATATTAACCAAGCTAACGCTAAGTTCTGCTCCAGTTGTGGTACACAACTCACCCAGACAAAGCAGACCTCTTAA
- a CDS encoding ABC transporter ATP-binding protein, protein MEVVEAENLTKRYGDTEVLHKVSFIIEEKSITALLGPNGAGKSTLLKIVAGLINRSSGKIAVLGEDPWKNEKLPRYVSILLDKPYLPPFMTVWDVLKEAKSEFGVDYRDVEEILHTLNITSFLKTKIKDLSTGTKQKVQVAFSLLKLPKLVIADEPTANLDLSTRFEVYNTFVKLASEGSAIIIASHLASELISISTHLLGLNNGILRVADRLDRLIKKKDMMEEFYIVVDDVIRAKEYLQSYNPVIMGNQIKVRGELLPIVKALLEHNVKIFYIRNSLLDKTVMSELGWE, encoded by the coding sequence GTGGAAGTAGTCGAAGCTGAAAACCTTACAAAAAGGTATGGTGATACTGAAGTATTACATAAAGTCTCTTTTATAATTGAAGAAAAGAGCATTACGGCTCTTTTAGGACCTAATGGTGCAGGGAAATCAACGTTACTCAAGATCGTAGCTGGCCTAATTAACCGTTCCTCTGGCAAGATAGCCGTTTTAGGAGAAGACCCTTGGAAAAACGAAAAGCTCCCAAGGTACGTCTCTATCCTTCTAGACAAGCCGTATTTACCGCCCTTTATGACTGTATGGGACGTTTTGAAAGAAGCTAAAAGTGAGTTTGGAGTTGATTACCGGGACGTAGAGGAGATCCTACATACCCTTAACATTACGTCTTTCTTGAAGACCAAGATCAAGGACTTATCTACTGGGACTAAACAGAAAGTCCAAGTTGCTTTTTCCCTCCTGAAACTTCCAAAACTAGTTATAGCCGATGAACCTACTGCGAACCTTGACTTGTCAACCAGGTTTGAAGTATATAATACGTTTGTAAAGTTAGCAAGTGAGGGGAGTGCCATTATAATAGCTTCTCACCTAGCTTCAGAGCTGATCTCGATCTCGACTCACCTACTGGGGCTGAATAATGGGATACTGAGGGTCGCTGATAGACTCGATAGGTTAATCAAGAAAAAGGACATGATGGAAGAATTTTACATAGTTGTTGATGATGTAATAAGGGCTAAGGAATACCTCCAGAGTTATAACCCAGTCATCATGGGGAACCAGATAAAGGTTAGGGGAGAACTACTGCCCATCGTAAAGGCACTGTTGGAACATAACGTTAAAATATTCTACATAAGAAATAGCTTATTAGACAAAACGGTTATGAGCGAGCTAGGGTGGGAATGA
- the sdx gene encoding sulredoxin, with product MVWKRTISSKALEKAKFAPVKVEDKVIFIAKINDTFYGIDAVCTHARCILTQLDEEKMTVRCPCHYAVFDLRTGNMLEPPYVAPDAPKEKLGLKTYQVRDNNGWIEVDV from the coding sequence ATGGTTTGGAAACGTACAATCAGTTCTAAAGCGTTAGAAAAAGCCAAGTTTGCACCAGTTAAAGTAGAAGATAAGGTAATATTCATTGCTAAAATAAACGACACTTTTTATGGGATAGACGCTGTTTGTACACACGCACGATGTATATTGACTCAATTAGATGAAGAGAAAATGACAGTTAGGTGTCCATGTCACTACGCAGTATTTGACCTTAGAACAGGCAATATGTTGGAACCCCCTTATGTAGCCCCAGACGCTCCGAAGGAAAAGTTAGGGTTAAAAACGTATCAAGTCAGAGACAATAACGGGTGGATAGAAGTAGATGTGTAA
- a CDS encoding cation:proton antiporter — MVESSDVVYLTLLELFTLLTFAQMGRLVSQRFYLPIIIAEIFVGIALSPYALGGYINNLVGLSIFSVNSYLVLFADFSVVLLIFAAGLSHGFKGLRESGLPGFIAATAGAVIPTYLVYATFSIIYSTAVSAIMGAASAATSLAATSSIIEEYKLYKHDFTRLVISAAALDDVVSLIILSVILEVVSLKTLSVGKVAINVLEIIAAWLIILFSAVFFIPKIIGRIDDNLINNVSLVILFTLVLIMLLLGFSPIIASFVAGVAIAESAKSVRIVQFTSTLLSIFGPVFFIYVGMETPYTTFLNINDLLLGLLMSFLAVIGKIAGIFPVAFFVTKKVKSSLIASVGMLPRGEVGLVVATLGLTSGIIDTDQYSQIIIMAIVTTILGGFLFSYLVRKWIVTT, encoded by the coding sequence ATGGTAGAATCTAGTGACGTTGTATATCTGACACTACTAGAGCTATTTACGTTGCTTACCTTCGCGCAGATGGGCAGACTTGTTAGTCAGCGTTTTTACCTGCCTATAATAATAGCGGAAATATTTGTCGGAATAGCTTTAAGCCCATACGCATTAGGCGGCTATATAAACAATTTGGTAGGACTATCGATCTTCTCAGTAAACTCTTACTTGGTATTATTTGCTGATTTTTCGGTCGTACTCCTAATATTTGCTGCAGGGCTATCACACGGCTTCAAAGGGCTCAGGGAATCAGGGTTACCAGGTTTCATCGCAGCTACAGCAGGTGCTGTTATCCCTACGTATCTAGTCTATGCTACGTTTTCTATAATATATAGTACAGCTGTTTCGGCAATTATGGGTGCGGCTAGTGCGGCGACAAGTTTAGCCGCGACTTCATCGATTATAGAGGAGTATAAATTATATAAACACGATTTTACGAGGTTGGTAATTTCAGCCGCAGCACTTGACGACGTAGTATCTCTAATTATATTGTCGGTTATCTTAGAAGTAGTATCCTTAAAAACATTGTCAGTTGGGAAAGTGGCTATTAATGTATTAGAGATAATTGCAGCTTGGTTAATTATATTGTTTTCAGCAGTATTCTTTATCCCGAAAATTATCGGGAGGATAGATGATAATTTGATCAATAATGTGTCACTCGTAATTCTGTTTACCCTTGTCCTCATCATGTTACTTCTCGGTTTCTCTCCTATTATTGCTTCTTTTGTAGCCGGAGTAGCAATTGCCGAGAGCGCTAAGTCTGTGAGGATTGTCCAATTTACTTCTACCTTACTATCGATTTTTGGGCCGGTTTTTTTCATCTATGTGGGGATGGAAACCCCTTATACTACGTTTTTGAACATTAACGACTTATTATTAGGGTTGCTCATGAGCTTTTTAGCTGTAATAGGGAAAATAGCTGGTATTTTCCCTGTAGCTTTCTTCGTCACTAAAAAGGTAAAAAGCTCTCTCATAGCTTCCGTGGGCATGTTACCTAGAGGCGAGGTTGGGTTAGTGGTCGCTACTCTAGGTCTGACGAGTGGAATTATAGATACTGATCAATATTCTCAAATAATAATCATGGCTATTGTAACTACGATCTTGGGCGGTTTCCTATTTTCCTACTTGGTGAGGAAATGGATTGTAACGACTTAA
- a CDS encoding ATP-binding cassette domain-containing protein: MELKDVDLIIHGVKVLHDISLAVVKGEKVGIVGYHGSGKTLLSEIIAGLRRPSSGRVLIDGKVDYVPQVPLFPPNYTVREVLGFAGEKSDDNRKIKDLSYIELKKLAFRLQLVKDPDYLLVDEFVGMENEVKEFRGGVILTSHKPSTIYDLVDFFIVLSRGKIVHVTGKKGLKFKVIKVIQDGGNKYQYYLENIADDTLEMRFRGKHKFETREVDIDEALLFLENGF; encoded by the coding sequence GTGGAACTCAAGGACGTAGACTTAATAATACACGGTGTTAAAGTCCTCCATGATATATCTCTAGCTGTAGTTAAGGGTGAAAAGGTCGGAATTGTAGGGTATCACGGATCCGGTAAAACGCTCTTATCCGAAATCATAGCCGGTTTAAGAAGGCCTTCTTCAGGGAGAGTATTAATTGACGGAAAGGTAGACTATGTACCTCAAGTACCCTTATTTCCTCCTAACTATACTGTAAGAGAGGTCCTCGGGTTTGCAGGAGAAAAAAGTGATGATAACAGGAAAATTAAGGATTTATCCTATATCGAGCTAAAGAAGCTCGCCTTTAGACTACAACTGGTAAAAGACCCCGACTACCTGCTGGTTGATGAGTTCGTAGGGATGGAAAATGAGGTTAAGGAATTTAGGGGTGGAGTAATATTAACTAGTCATAAACCCAGTACAATCTACGACCTAGTAGACTTTTTTATCGTCCTGAGCAGGGGTAAAATCGTACATGTTACCGGGAAAAAAGGACTAAAGTTTAAAGTCATAAAAGTTATACAAGATGGCGGGAATAAGTACCAATATTACCTAGAGAACATAGCAGACGACACACTTGAAATGAGATTTAGAGGAAAGCACAAGTTTGAGACAAGAGAGGTAGATATTGATGAAGCTCTCCTATTCCTTGAGAATGGTTTTTAA
- a CDS encoding NAD(P)-dependent oxidoreductase gives MKIGLAGLGIMGYRIGANLVKAGKLDVVYNRTENKTVQFSKEYNVKYVKDPTQLIKEVDVLITMLADDEAVSNFLTPLVPYTKGKVIIDMSTISPSVSINIAKKVSENGGYMYDAPVIGTSIFAEQKKLTVLLGGPEEKVEDVKNILSETASTILYMGGNGMGLYAKLVNNLMVGVYVAALAEAYNFGVKSGLKPEDVHKVLALYGSAKSPTSELKVPKMINNDYSTQFAVKHMRKDLEIINKETQNVKVVNPLSSIALQLYRMVEALGYGESDYVSVLEVYKRSNR, from the coding sequence ATGAAAATAGGTTTAGCTGGACTAGGTATAATGGGTTATAGGATAGGTGCGAACTTGGTAAAGGCCGGTAAGTTAGACGTAGTATATAATAGAACGGAGAATAAAACAGTACAATTTAGCAAAGAATACAATGTAAAATACGTCAAAGACCCTACTCAACTAATCAAAGAAGTCGACGTCTTAATTACAATGCTTGCTGATGATGAAGCAGTTAGTAACTTCCTGACTCCCTTAGTACCCTACACAAAGGGAAAAGTAATAATCGATATGTCAACCATTTCCCCCTCAGTGTCTATTAACATAGCTAAAAAAGTATCAGAGAACGGTGGCTACATGTATGACGCACCTGTAATTGGCACTTCAATATTTGCTGAGCAAAAGAAACTAACAGTACTACTAGGCGGACCTGAGGAAAAAGTAGAAGATGTTAAAAACATCTTGTCAGAGACAGCTTCTACTATACTATATATGGGAGGGAACGGAATGGGCTTATATGCAAAGCTCGTAAACAACTTAATGGTAGGAGTATACGTCGCTGCTTTAGCAGAAGCTTATAATTTCGGGGTAAAGTCAGGTCTGAAACCAGAAGACGTCCATAAAGTCCTAGCACTATACGGTAGTGCTAAGTCTCCCACGTCGGAGCTGAAAGTACCGAAGATGATAAATAATGATTATTCGACCCAGTTTGCTGTAAAACACATGAGAAAAGACCTCGAAATAATAAATAAAGAAACGCAGAATGTAAAGGTAGTTAACCCGTTATCTTCCATAGCATTACAGCTATATAGGATGGTTGAAGCCTTGGGCTACGGTGAAAGTGATTACGTATCAGTACTAGAAGTCTATAAGAGGTCTAATAGGTAA
- a CDS encoding MFS transporter, with protein MPSNYVHSTIASTLAWAGNIYDLLLLTYVYSFLEKEYGIDFFEFTILFALGLIGRVIGGTYFGKIADKIGRKPVLAIGTAGYSLFQLLLAFAPDVEVLYASRLLEGIFMGAQWTAGTVLAYENAPYNLKGIVTGIVQSGYGIGYAFTGITYIFLGSDPRLFLVTGSLPLILVPYMKLINESKVSAHTAHFGIRLKDYLPILLKATAGMVGMFLAYFAVFGNYTVIANEYLDLKPYTLGILMTVANLGLALSFILFGRLADRFDKKKLIYIGVAGLLLSLPLAVPLLRLPPILPMAGVVIYAFSTGFWPLMPLLLADAVPTEVRGFLSGFAYNIGGMVGGFGNIILGIIEQFFGVDSLVKAIDITGLFAISVVLVSVITWPKSKGNVVLLE; from the coding sequence ATGCCAAGTAATTACGTCCATTCTACCATAGCCTCAACACTGGCATGGGCTGGAAACATTTACGACCTACTGTTACTTACATATGTGTATTCCTTCCTAGAGAAAGAGTACGGAATAGACTTTTTCGAATTTACAATTCTGTTTGCCCTAGGTTTGATAGGGAGGGTAATTGGCGGGACATATTTCGGCAAAATAGCTGATAAAATAGGTAGGAAACCGGTACTAGCTATAGGTACAGCTGGGTATTCCTTATTCCAGCTTTTGTTGGCTTTCGCTCCCGATGTAGAAGTCCTTTACGCTTCGAGGCTACTTGAAGGGATATTTATGGGCGCTCAATGGACCGCAGGGACTGTACTAGCCTATGAAAATGCACCTTATAACTTGAAGGGCATTGTTACCGGCATTGTCCAGTCTGGTTACGGAATAGGATATGCGTTTACCGGAATTACATACATATTCTTGGGCAGTGATCCTAGGCTCTTCTTAGTTACCGGGAGTTTACCGCTGATCTTAGTACCTTATATGAAATTGATAAATGAAAGTAAAGTTTCAGCTCACACAGCCCACTTTGGAATAAGGCTAAAAGACTACTTACCAATCCTTTTGAAAGCAACAGCCGGGATGGTAGGAATGTTCTTAGCTTATTTCGCTGTATTCGGGAACTACACGGTTATAGCGAATGAGTATCTTGACCTAAAACCTTACACTTTAGGCATTTTAATGACAGTTGCAAATCTGGGACTAGCGTTGTCTTTTATTCTATTTGGTAGGTTAGCTGATAGATTCGATAAGAAAAAATTAATATATATAGGTGTTGCAGGTTTACTTTTGTCATTACCATTGGCTGTACCATTACTCAGACTCCCTCCTATACTCCCAATGGCCGGGGTAGTAATCTATGCCTTTTCAACCGGCTTTTGGCCCTTAATGCCCTTGTTACTTGCAGATGCTGTCCCCACGGAAGTAAGGGGGTTCTTATCCGGGTTTGCTTATAATATTGGCGGTATGGTAGGAGGGTTCGGAAACATCATACTGGGTATCATAGAACAATTTTTCGGTGTCGATTCTCTTGTAAAAGCTATAGACATAACAGGTTTATTTGCAATATCTGTAGTATTAGTAAGTGTTATAACATGGCCTAAGAGTAAGGGGAATGTAGTTCTCTTGGAGTGA